One candidate division WOR-3 bacterium genomic window, AAATACACGGAAAATTTTACTAGATAACATTCTTTCAGAGCATAATGATGACTGTATAAATTGTGATAAGGACGGCAACTGTGAATTGCAGGATTTAGCCTACAGGTATGGACTCGGAAGGGATAAAAGGATGTTTGCTCCTTTGTGGCAGCAAATTGAGAGAAAGATCGACGACTCGTCACCAGTTTTGATGTATGACTCTTCGAAATGTATAAAGTGTATGCGCTGCATCAAGGCATGTGCCGAGCTTCAGGTGAAGAATGTGTTAAGCTTTGCCGAGAGGGGTATTGATACCTATGTTGTTGCAGGACTTGGAAAGTGGTCCGAATCCGAGTGTGATGGTTGTGGTCAGTGTGTGCAAGCCTGTCCAACGGGAGCGTTAGTGGAAAAATGGGAAAATTACGGTGTAAAGGTCAGGGCAAAGGATGTAGATAAAAAGGTTGTTACTACCTGTCCTTACTGCGGAGTGGGATGCCAGTTAGAATTGTGGATAAAGGATAACAGGATTGTAAAGGTTTTAGGAGCTAATGAAATCCCCAACGAAGGGAAGACCTGCGTGAAAGGGCGTTTCGGACTCGACTTTGTTCACAAACCCGATAGGTTGACGAAGCCATTAATTAAGAAAAATGGCAAATTTGAAGAGGTTGAGTGGGATGAAGCCCTTGATTACGTTGCAAAGAAACTAACTGAGATTAAGGAAAAGTATGGGCCCGACGCTATTGCTGGACTGGCCTCTGCTAAATGCACCAATGAGGAGAATTATGTCTTTCAGAAATTCATGAGGGCTGTAATCGGAACCAACAATGTTGACCACTGTGCAAGACTTTGCCACGCTTCTACTGTGGCTGGCCTTGCCAGAGCCTTCGGATCGGGGGCAATGACTAATACTATTAAAGAACTGGAATTTGCAGATGTGATTCTCGTGACTGGATCCAATACTACCGAAACACATCCTGTTATAGCCACTTATATAAAGAGGGCCGTTGTTTTCCATGGTGCAAAATTGATCGTTGTAGACCCGAGGAGAATCGACCTTGTAAAGTATGCAACCCTCCATCTCCAGCAGAGAAACGGTACCGATGTGGCATGGATAAATGGAATGCTCCATGTGATATGGAAAGAAAAACTTTACAATGAAGAATTTATCAAAAATAGGACCGAAGACTTCGAATCGATTATTCCGATAATTGAAAAGTACACACCGGAAAAAGTAGAAGAAATAACCGGCATTCCAAAGGAAAAACTTATTGAAGCGGCAAGGTTATATGCTACTGCAAAGAAGGCATCGATCGTTTACTCCATGGGAATTACCCAGCATACTACCGGTGTTGATAATGTTCTCTCTCTGGCAAATCTGGCGATGATGACCGGTCAAATTGGTAGGGAATCTACCGGTGTGAATCCATTGAGGGGCCAAAATAATGTTCAAGGTGCTTGCGATATGGGTGCTCTCCCTGATGTCTATTCTGGATATCAAAAGGTTGTAGACGAACAGGCAAGAAAGAAATTTGAGGAGGCATGGGGAGTGAAATTGCCCGATAAACCCGGTCTTACCGTTGTGGAGATGATGAATGCGGCTGTGGAAGGGAAAATTAAGGCCTTCTATATGATGGGTGAGAACCCCATGATGTCTGATCCCAACATTCCCCATGTAAAAGAGGCACTGGAAAAGGCTGAATTCATTGTATGCCAGGACATCTTCATGACAGAAACAACCCAGTACGCTGATGTTGTCCTCCCTGTTGCCTCTTTTGCCGAAAAAGAAGGGACCTTTACCAATACTGAAAGGCGAGTTTTGAAAGTTAACAAAGCGATTGAACCGCTTCCAGGGATCAGAGCAGACTGGGAAATAGTTCAGGAGGTAGCGAGGAGAATGGGATATGAAATGAATTACAACTCCTGGGAAGATATTTTAAGAGAAATCAACAGACTTACCCCAATTTACGGTGGAATAACACCGGAGAGAGTAAATAAGGGTGAAAAATTACAGTGGCCTTGTCCAACGCCTGAACATCCTGGAACACCATATCTTCACAAAGAGAAATTCTCTCGTGGTCTTGGTAAATTCCACCCTGTAGACTTTATTCCTCCAGCAGAACTCCCCGATGAAAATTACCCATTCATTCTATCTACTGGCAGAATGCTTTACCACTATCACACTGCCACAATGACAAGAAGAAGTAACTCGCTGGTTAAATATATCAATGAACCCTATATGGAAATGAATCCTGATGACATGGAAAGACTCGGCATAAAGGATGGAGAAAAGGTTAAGGTCTCTTCTCGCCGTGGTTCTATAGAGATTAAAGCCATAGCCAGCGAAAGGGTATTCCCAGGCCTTGTTTTCATACCATTCCACTTTAGGGAGGCTGCAGCTAACATTTTAACAAATGATGCTTTAGACCCAATTGCAAAAATTCCAGAATATAAAGTTTGTGCATGTAAGATTGAAAAGTTAAATTAAACAGGAGGTGTACGTATGGAGTTTGAATGCAGAGCCCCAGCCAATGTGGCAGATCAACTTACCAATGATGTGTGTATTAAAAAGGTGACTGCAAGCTTTACCAAGCTCTTGGTGCTTGGTATTCTTGCAGGTGTCTATATCGGCTTTGGAGCCGAGCTTTCTACCATGGTCGGTCACGACCTGGCTAAATATCTGGGCGTCGGATTTGCAAGATTTCTCCAGGGAGCGGTATTCTCCGTAGGACTAATGCTGGTGGTTATTGCAGGTGCTGAACTCTTCACAGGAAATAATCTCATCATGCTCTCCGTCCTTGACGGCAAAACCTCCGTTGGTAGACTGCTTTACAACTGGGTAGTTGTCTATATCGCGAACTTTATAGGTTCTCTTCTCCTTGTAGTTCTTATGTACTGGACAGAATTGTGGAAGATGAATGGAAATCTGGTTGGTGCTTATGCTCTTTCCATAGCGAATTCAAAGGTCAGTCTTGGATTCCTTCCCGCCTTTGCTCGTGGTATTTTGTGTAACTGGCTTGTGTGTCTTGCAGTTTGGATGGCCCTCGCATCCCGGGATGTGATCGGTAAAATCTTTGCCATATTCTTCCCCATCATGGCCTTCGTCGCTTCAGGCTTTGAACACTCCATAGCCAATATGTACTTCATCCCTATGGGTATTTTCTTAAAGAATGTTCCCGATGTGGTGAATGCTGCTGTTAATGCTGGCCTCGTTAAGGTTGTTGAAGAGACGGGGATGCCGAACCTCACCAATCTTACCTGGTACGGCTTCTTCGTGAAGAACCTTATTCCTGTTACCCTTGGGAACATTATCGGTGGTGCCGGCTTTGTTGCTACTCTCTACTGGCTTGTTTATGTCAGAAAACCAAAGGAACAAAAGTAAGAGCCTTATAATTCTGGCTGGTGGTAAGTCCAGGAGGATGGGTGTTCCAAAGCCCATCCTCCTGGTAAACCATAAGAGGTTGATTGATTATTCAATTGAGAGGATTAAGGACCTCTTCGACGATGTCCTTGTGGTTGTAAAAGAAAATAGTCAATGTATCGAGCCGTATATCTGTGTTTATGATAATTTTTCTGAGTATGCTCCCATTTTTGGCCTTTATTCTGGTTTAAAGGCCTCAAAGAGTTTTATTAATCTTTTCCTGGCGTGTGATATGCCCTTTGTGAAAAGGGAACTGGTGCATTTTTTATTAGAAAAGGCTGAAAAGAGTGATGCAGATGCACTGGTCCCTGTAGTCAATGGGTATTATGAACCTCTTTTGGCAATTTACAAGAAATCCTGTATCGAGGCGATAGAGGAGCAAATAAAGGTTGGAAACTTAAAAACTACAGGGTTTTACCCATATATTAAATTAGAAGCTGTTCCCGAAGAAGAGATAAAAACCTTTGACCCTGAGTTACAGAGTTTTGTCAATATAAATACAAAGGAAGATTTGAGAGCCTATTTCCGTGATTGAGATAAGAAAAATCCTTCGCATTTCCGGTGATAGGGTAGAATCCTTAGAAGATTACATTGCACAGGAAGAGTTTGTAGAAGTTGTTCACGAGGGTAAAGTCCTTACAAGGCATGCCCTTTCTCCTTCCGAACTTGTCGAGTGGGCGGTGGGTTATTTATATACCAACCTAATGATAAAGGACCTTGCAAAGGTAAAAATCCGAGAAGAGAACGGAAAAGTTTTGGTTGACGGGGAAATCTATTTTGATATTGGAACTTTCTGGACTGGCACTTCAGGGTGTGGATCTTCCGTTCAAAACCTTTGCATGGCTGACTTGCCAAATCTTAAAGATGTGCAGGTCCATTTTCCAATTTCCAGAATCTTTGAAATTTTTGAAGAGTTTAATCAGAAGTCAATCAACTTTAAATTAGCAGGTTCTTTGCATTCATCGGCGGTCTGTGATGAGTCCGGGATTCTCTATTTTTCAGAGGATATTGCACGTCACAACTCGGTAGATAAGGTCATAGGGAAGGCATTAATTGAGGGCAGAGAGCTTTCAAAAACCTTTCTCTTGACCAGTGGAAGAATATCAAGTGAGATCGTAAGAAAGTCATTAGTGGCCAAAATTCCAATCATTGTTTCTCACTCTGCTCCGACTACTTTTGCAATAGATTTAGCCCAGGCAGCGGGTATTACCCTCGTTGGATTCCTTAGAGGGAAAAAATGCAATATTTATACAGAATCCGGCCGAATTTTAGTCCCCTAAAATAGCTCGGTTAGCGAGTCTAACAATCTTAAATCCCTTAATACAGATTGCTGAAACAAAACTGTTAAGAAATTTGACACCCTAATACTTGACATTCTTAATCACACTTTATATAATATTTAAACTATGCGTAGCTTGTTAGTATTTCTAAGTTTGATAGGTCAGATAAGGGACTCTACAGTCCAGGTTCAGTATTATGGCTACTCCTACAGGACCAACAACTGGTACGGTGGCAGCACGACTAATTTTTACGTATACATAAGAGATGATGACCCATTAAGCTATCCCATAATGGTCGGATACGATGAAGACTGGCTTGACGAGTGGGCGAGAGGTTATGTTCAATTTGACCTTTCTTTCATCCCCGATGGCGCAACTATCCAGAGTGCTGGATTAAGACTTTATGTGGCATATGACGGTCAGTGGTCTGACGAGTGGAATGGTAGCTGGAGTTACCTATGGCTACTTAGTATGGAAAACAACCTCGCTGATTGGTATCCATACAGCGGCGGCGAAAGCTCAACCCTCTTCAATGATGCTTATGACGGCTATTTGTTCGTTGATAACCCATTTTATGTGCAGATGGATCCCCAATATAACCTCTATTATCCCTCCGATAGCACCTTTTTGCCCCTCAATCAAACCTTCGTTGATTATCTGAACAGTCGCTTAAGTCAAGGGATTAAATGGGTTGGTCTCGGCATTGTAAAGTATGACGAAGAGGGCTCTGATGCAGGTGTGAACTTTTTTGGTGAAAAGACCTATCTCTATGTATCCTATAGAATGCCTAATCAACCTGTTCTATACGATCCTCAGATATACCCAGATACGGGTGAGTTTGGTTCCCAATTTACCTTTTTAATTCGTTACTACGATAATTACAGTTATCCGCCTTATGAAGCCAATTTGGTTTTATTGAGACCCGATGGTATTGAAGATACCCTCGGTCTTTCCCTTCTCCAGGGACAGGCATACGATGGAATCTACGGTCTCAGGTATCCGCTTTATATTGAAGGGCAGTATAATGTTTACTTCTACTTCGTTAATTCCCAAGGAGTTTATTGTAGATACCCTTCCAGTGGCTATACCTCTGGTCCTTATGTAATGAGAGATACAATTTATTTATATAACCCCACAATTAGTGCAGACACGGGAACAACCTCTGTACCCTTCACTTTCCATGTAGATTATTACTCTCGCTTTACCCATTGTGATAGCGTAAAACTGTTTTATTTCCTCTACGAGCCTTTCGATACGGTAAAGCAGGATACTGTGGGTGTTCTAATGGACCTTGTTACTGGAAATACTTTACAGGGTTCCTATGAGAAGGTCCTTCCCTTAGGTGTGGGACATTACAAACATTATTACGTAGCTTACACCTACAAAGGAGAATTTAGGTATCCTGATGTTGATGCATTAGATGGGCCAATAGTCCTTCAAAGCGGAGTTGGGGAAAGTATTGCCCAACTTGGTAATTATGAAGTTTTTGATGTAACTGGTAGGTTTGTGGGGAGGATCAACTCCCCGTCAGAGCTTAAGGGTTTGAGGCTCCCTTCAGGGATTTACTTCTTGAGGCAAAAGGGTGCTAATAGTAAAGTCAAGAAAGTAATTTACTGGAGGTAATCTTATGCAGTGGTTGTTGGTGTTAACACTGCTGGGTGCAGTGCAAAATGTCTCCTATAAGGGCGATAAAGCCCACCTCTCTGGCGGTGTAAAAAGTTCGTCACCGGAAACCGCCATTGAGGTGACTACAAAAGCCTTTATAGGAGACACTATCCGGTTTAGTATCGGCGATGTCCAGATATCTGCAGTAATTCAATCAATCGTCGGGGATACCATCACCGTTGACGGAATCATAGTCACGAATAATGTCCTCAACATCCGCATCGACGACATGAAGATAAGCCTTTCTGCTTTCACCCAGGGCAGAATCACTGTTTACAGTTTCGGTAATGTATATGCCGATGGCG contains:
- the fdhF gene encoding formate dehydrogenase subunit alpha, whose product is MSRLVKITIDGREIMAPEGEPVLKVAKENGIPIPSLCFLEGLTPSGLCRLCIVKVEGRPGMVPSCLLTVQEGMKITAFDEELENTRKILLDNILSEHNDDCINCDKDGNCELQDLAYRYGLGRDKRMFAPLWQQIERKIDDSSPVLMYDSSKCIKCMRCIKACAELQVKNVLSFAERGIDTYVVAGLGKWSESECDGCGQCVQACPTGALVEKWENYGVKVRAKDVDKKVVTTCPYCGVGCQLELWIKDNRIVKVLGANEIPNEGKTCVKGRFGLDFVHKPDRLTKPLIKKNGKFEEVEWDEALDYVAKKLTEIKEKYGPDAIAGLASAKCTNEENYVFQKFMRAVIGTNNVDHCARLCHASTVAGLARAFGSGAMTNTIKELEFADVILVTGSNTTETHPVIATYIKRAVVFHGAKLIVVDPRRIDLVKYATLHLQQRNGTDVAWINGMLHVIWKEKLYNEEFIKNRTEDFESIIPIIEKYTPEKVEEITGIPKEKLIEAARLYATAKKASIVYSMGITQHTTGVDNVLSLANLAMMTGQIGRESTGVNPLRGQNNVQGACDMGALPDVYSGYQKVVDEQARKKFEEAWGVKLPDKPGLTVVEMMNAAVEGKIKAFYMMGENPMMSDPNIPHVKEALEKAEFIVCQDIFMTETTQYADVVLPVASFAEKEGTFTNTERRVLKVNKAIEPLPGIRADWEIVQEVARRMGYEMNYNSWEDILREINRLTPIYGGITPERVNKGEKLQWPCPTPEHPGTPYLHKEKFSRGLGKFHPVDFIPPAELPDENYPFILSTGRMLYHYHTATMTRRSNSLVKYINEPYMEMNPDDMERLGIKDGEKVKVSSRRGSIEIKAIASERVFPGLVFIPFHFREAAANILTNDALDPIAKIPEYKVCACKIEKLN
- a CDS encoding formate/nitrite transporter family protein encodes the protein MEFECRAPANVADQLTNDVCIKKVTASFTKLLVLGILAGVYIGFGAELSTMVGHDLAKYLGVGFARFLQGAVFSVGLMLVVIAGAELFTGNNLIMLSVLDGKTSVGRLLYNWVVVYIANFIGSLLLVVLMYWTELWKMNGNLVGAYALSIANSKVSLGFLPAFARGILCNWLVCLAVWMALASRDVIGKIFAIFFPIMAFVASGFEHSIANMYFIPMGIFLKNVPDVVNAAVNAGLVKVVEETGMPNLTNLTWYGFFVKNLIPVTLGNIIGGAGFVATLYWLVYVRKPKEQK
- a CDS encoding molybdenum cofactor guanylyltransferase, whose amino-acid sequence is MSENQRNKSKSLIILAGGKSRRMGVPKPILLVNHKRLIDYSIERIKDLFDDVLVVVKENSQCIEPYICVYDNFSEYAPIFGLYSGLKASKSFINLFLACDMPFVKRELVHFLLEKAEKSDADALVPVVNGYYEPLLAIYKKSCIEAIEEQIKVGNLKTTGFYPYIKLEAVPEEEIKTFDPELQSFVNINTKEDLRAYFRD
- the fdhD gene encoding formate dehydrogenase accessory sulfurtransferase FdhD, whose protein sequence is MIEIRKILRISGDRVESLEDYIAQEEFVEVVHEGKVLTRHALSPSELVEWAVGYLYTNLMIKDLAKVKIREENGKVLVDGEIYFDIGTFWTGTSGCGSSVQNLCMADLPNLKDVQVHFPISRIFEIFEEFNQKSINFKLAGSLHSSAVCDESGILYFSEDIARHNSVDKVIGKALIEGRELSKTFLLTSGRISSEIVRKSLVAKIPIIVSHSAPTTFAIDLAQAAGITLVGFLRGKKCNIYTESGRILVP
- a CDS encoding T9SS type A sorting domain-containing protein, which codes for MRSLLVFLSLIGQIRDSTVQVQYYGYSYRTNNWYGGSTTNFYVYIRDDDPLSYPIMVGYDEDWLDEWARGYVQFDLSFIPDGATIQSAGLRLYVAYDGQWSDEWNGSWSYLWLLSMENNLADWYPYSGGESSTLFNDAYDGYLFVDNPFYVQMDPQYNLYYPSDSTFLPLNQTFVDYLNSRLSQGIKWVGLGIVKYDEEGSDAGVNFFGEKTYLYVSYRMPNQPVLYDPQIYPDTGEFGSQFTFLIRYYDNYSYPPYEANLVLLRPDGIEDTLGLSLLQGQAYDGIYGLRYPLYIEGQYNVYFYFVNSQGVYCRYPSSGYTSGPYVMRDTIYLYNPTISADTGTTSVPFTFHVDYYSRFTHCDSVKLFYFLYEPFDTVKQDTVGVLMDLVTGNTLQGSYEKVLPLGVGHYKHYYVAYTYKGEFRYPDVDALDGPIVLQSGVGESIAQLGNYEVFDVTGRFVGRINSPSELKGLRLPSGIYFLRQKGANSKVKKVIYWR